In Parus major isolate Abel chromosome 1, Parus_major1.1, whole genome shotgun sequence, the following proteins share a genomic window:
- the LAMTOR1 gene encoding ragulator complex protein LAMTOR1 isoform X2: MGCCYSSEAEASDQEEETKRLLEPAASPPNKVLNGAEQSYHNLPSARTDEQAMLSSILAKTAINIIDVSAADSQGMEQHEYMDRARQYSTRLAMLSNNLTHWKKLPLLPSLTNQPHQVLASDPVPFADLQQVSRIAAYASSALSQIRVDAKEELVVQFGIP; the protein is encoded by the exons ATGGGCTGCTGCTACAGCAGCGAAGCTGAGGCCTCCGACCAG GAGGAAGAGACAAAGCGGCTGCTGGAGCCCGCAGCCAGCCCACCCAACAAGGTGCTGAATGGAGCGGAGCAGAGCTACCACAACCTCCCGTCAGCACGCACTGATGAGCAGGCCATGCTGTCCTCCATCCTCGCCAAAACAGCCAT CAACATCATCGACGTGTCAGCCGCGGATTCCCAGGGCATGGAGCAGCATGAGTACATGGACAGAGCCAGGCAGTACAG CACACGCCTGGCCATGCTCAGCAACAACCTGACGCACTGGAAGaagctcccactgctgccatcTCTGACTAACCAACCACACCAAGTGCTCGCCAGCGATCCTGTCCCCTTTGCAGACCTGCAgcag GTGTCCCGGATAGCTGCCTACGCCTCCAGTGCGCTCTCACAGATCCGTGTCGACGCCAAAGAAGAACTGGTTGTACAGTTTGGCATTCCCTGA
- the LAMTOR1 gene encoding ragulator complex protein LAMTOR1 isoform X1 has product MGCCYSSEAEASDQEEETKRLLEPAASPPNKVLNGAEQSYHNLPSARTDEQAMLSSILAKTAINIIDVSAADSQGMEQHEYMDRARQYSTRLAMLSNNLTHWKKLPLLPSLTNQPHQVLASDPVPFADLQQIKPRSSKCLSPLFSVGHSMDVMEEPCPGGGYTHLSVPCHLFDHVPQGQEDKGTGNV; this is encoded by the exons ATGGGCTGCTGCTACAGCAGCGAAGCTGAGGCCTCCGACCAG GAGGAAGAGACAAAGCGGCTGCTGGAGCCCGCAGCCAGCCCACCCAACAAGGTGCTGAATGGAGCGGAGCAGAGCTACCACAACCTCCCGTCAGCACGCACTGATGAGCAGGCCATGCTGTCCTCCATCCTCGCCAAAACAGCCAT CAACATCATCGACGTGTCAGCCGCGGATTCCCAGGGCATGGAGCAGCATGAGTACATGGACAGAGCCAGGCAGTACAG CACACGCCTGGCCATGCTCAGCAACAACCTGACGCACTGGAAGaagctcccactgctgccatcTCTGACTAACCAACCACACCAAGTGCTCGCCAGCGATCCTGTCCCCTTTGCAGACCTGCAgcag ATAAAGCCACGTTCATCCAAGTGCCTGTCTCCACTGTTCTCTGTCGGACACAGCATGGATGTGATGGAGGAGCCATGCCCTGGTGGGGGGTACACACATCTGTCTGTCCCTTGTCACCTCTTTGATCATGTCCCACAGGGCCAAGAGGACAAGGGGACAGGGAATGTATGA
- the LAMTOR1 gene encoding ragulator complex protein LAMTOR1 isoform X5, whose amino-acid sequence MGCCYSSEAEASDQEEETKRLLEPAASPPNKVLNGAEQSYHNLPSARTDEQAMLSSILAKTAINIIDVSAADSQGMEQHEYMDRARQYSTRLAMLSNNLTHWKKLPLLPSLTNQPHQVLASDPVPFADLQQ is encoded by the exons ATGGGCTGCTGCTACAGCAGCGAAGCTGAGGCCTCCGACCAG GAGGAAGAGACAAAGCGGCTGCTGGAGCCCGCAGCCAGCCCACCCAACAAGGTGCTGAATGGAGCGGAGCAGAGCTACCACAACCTCCCGTCAGCACGCACTGATGAGCAGGCCATGCTGTCCTCCATCCTCGCCAAAACAGCCAT CAACATCATCGACGTGTCAGCCGCGGATTCCCAGGGCATGGAGCAGCATGAGTACATGGACAGAGCCAGGCAGTACAG CACACGCCTGGCCATGCTCAGCAACAACCTGACGCACTGGAAGaagctcccactgctgccatcTCTGACTAACCAACCACACCAAGTGCTCGCCAGCGATCCTGTCCCCTTTGCAGACCTGCAgcag TAG
- the LAMTOR1 gene encoding ragulator complex protein LAMTOR1 isoform X3 — translation MGCCYSSEAEASDQEEETKRLLEPAASPPNKVLNGAEQSYHNLPSARTDEQAMLSSILAKTAITRLAMLSNNLTHWKKLPLLPSLTNQPHQVLASDPVPFADLQQIKPRSSKCLSPLFSVGHSMDVMEEPCPGGGYTHLSVPCHLFDHVPQGQEDKGTGNV, via the exons ATGGGCTGCTGCTACAGCAGCGAAGCTGAGGCCTCCGACCAG GAGGAAGAGACAAAGCGGCTGCTGGAGCCCGCAGCCAGCCCACCCAACAAGGTGCTGAATGGAGCGGAGCAGAGCTACCACAACCTCCCGTCAGCACGCACTGATGAGCAGGCCATGCTGTCCTCCATCCTCGCCAAAACAGCCAT CACACGCCTGGCCATGCTCAGCAACAACCTGACGCACTGGAAGaagctcccactgctgccatcTCTGACTAACCAACCACACCAAGTGCTCGCCAGCGATCCTGTCCCCTTTGCAGACCTGCAgcag ATAAAGCCACGTTCATCCAAGTGCCTGTCTCCACTGTTCTCTGTCGGACACAGCATGGATGTGATGGAGGAGCCATGCCCTGGTGGGGGGTACACACATCTGTCTGTCCCTTGTCACCTCTTTGATCATGTCCCACAGGGCCAAGAGGACAAGGGGACAGGGAATGTATGA
- the LAMTOR1 gene encoding ragulator complex protein LAMTOR1 isoform X4, whose translation MLSSILAKTAINIIDVSAADSQGMEQHEYMDRARQYSTRLAMLSNNLTHWKKLPLLPSLTNQPHQVLASDPVPFADLQQIKPRSSKCLSPLFSVGHSMDVMEEPCPGGGYTHLSVPCHLFDHVPQGQEDKGTGNV comes from the exons ATGCTGTCCTCCATCCTCGCCAAAACAGCCAT CAACATCATCGACGTGTCAGCCGCGGATTCCCAGGGCATGGAGCAGCATGAGTACATGGACAGAGCCAGGCAGTACAG CACACGCCTGGCCATGCTCAGCAACAACCTGACGCACTGGAAGaagctcccactgctgccatcTCTGACTAACCAACCACACCAAGTGCTCGCCAGCGATCCTGTCCCCTTTGCAGACCTGCAgcag ATAAAGCCACGTTCATCCAAGTGCCTGTCTCCACTGTTCTCTGTCGGACACAGCATGGATGTGATGGAGGAGCCATGCCCTGGTGGGGGGTACACACATCTGTCTGTCCCTTGTCACCTCTTTGATCATGTCCCACAGGGCCAAGAGGACAAGGGGACAGGGAATGTATGA